Sequence from the Kineosporia succinea genome:
ACCCACCGCGCTCGTCGACGGCCTGGGGGTCCCGGTCACCGGCGTGCTCGGTGACTCACACGCCGCGCTCTACGGGCACGGCATCCGCGAGGCCGGGTCGGTCAAGGTCACGCTGGGCACCGGTTCGTCGGTGATGGGCCTGGGCGACGTGGTGCCCGGGGCGATGGCGCGGACCATTGCCTGGGCCGCACCCGACGTCGCGCTGGCGTTCGAGGGCAACATCCTGTCCTCGGGCTCCACGCTGGTCTGGCTCTCGCACGTGCTGGGCCTGAGCACCGGCGAGCTGATCGCGCTGGGGCTCGACTCCCCCGACAGTCCGGTCGATCTCGTGCCCGCCGTCGCCGGGCTCGGCGCCCCCTGGTGGGACCCGGGGGCACAGGCCATCATCACCGGTTTCGACCTCGGCACCGGGCGCTCGGCGCTGGCCCGGGCCGCGGTCGACGCCGTGGTGCTGCAGATCGAGGACGTGCTCGAGGCCGCGGACACCGCGACCGGCGAGCGCGTCGGCACCGTGCACGTCGACGGCGGCCCGGCCGGGAACGACCGGCTGGTGCAGCATCTGGCCGATCTGACCGGCCGCACCGTGGTGCGGCCGGCCGCCACCGGCCTGTCGGCGCTGGGCGCCGCGTCGCTGGCCGGGGCGCGGGCCGGTCTGTGGGAGTCCCTGCCCGGCGGGGCGACCCGCACGTTCGGGCCGACCACCACGTCCACCATCGTGAAGGCCCGTCGTGACCGCTGGCGCGGCGCGGTGGAACGGGCCCGCTACCAGACTGTTTCATGAACACTCAAGGGAGAGATCGTGAGCGAACAGCGTTTCGGGGCCGGCATCTGGCACTTCGCCACCTACGTCGACCGGTACGCGACCGACGGCTACGGTGAACCGCGCACCATTCTCGACGCGATCGAGCTGGCCGGGCAGGTCGACGACCTGTCCGTGGTCGACCTGAACTGGCCGTTCTTCGGTGGCGACATCAGCGACGACGACGTGTCGAAGGCCCTGGACAAGGCCGGGCTGGGTGTCATCGGCATCACGCCCGAGATATACACGCGTCAGTTCAGCAAGGGCAGCTTCACCAACCCGGACCCGGGGGTGCGCCGCCTGGCCCATGAATTCGTCACCCGGTCCTGCGACGTGGTGCGAAAATTCGGTGCCGACTACGTGAAACTGTGGCCGGGTCAGGACGGCTGGGACTACCCGTTCCAGGTCGACCACGGCACACTGTGGCAGCACTCGATCGAGGGTGTGGGGCAGCTGGCGGCCGAGAACCCCGACCTGACGTTCGTCATCGAGTACAAGCCGCGCGAGCCGCGGGTGCACATGAGCTACTCGTCCGTGGCCCGCACGCTGCTCGGCATCGAGAAGATCGGCCTGCCCAACGTCGGCATCCTGCTCGACTTCGGCCACGCCCTGTTCGGCGGCGAGAGCCCGGCCGACTCCGCGCAGCTCGCGATCGATCACGGCCGCCTGTTCGGCATGGACGTGAACGACAACCTGCGCGGCTGGGACGACGACATGATCGCCGGAACGGTGCACCCGATCGAGCTGTTCGAGTTCTTCTGGACGCTGCACAAGAACAACTGGGAGGGCGTCTGGCAGCTCGACCAGTTCCCGTTCCGGGAGGACAGCGTGGCCGCGGCGAACCTGGCCATCGACTTCCTCAAGCGGGTGCAGAAGGGCCTGGCGGTGCTCGACGTCGAAGGGCTGAAGCAGGCGCAGGCCGCGCACGACGCCGTGGCCGCGCAGCGGATCGCACAGAACGCGCTCTTCGGGTCGTGACAGTCCCGCCGTGAGCCGGGGCCGGCCTGCCGACCGCGACGACGGCCACGCTCGCAAGCACGTGCACTCCGGTCGGCCGACCGCGACGACCCCGACGACCTCGCGACCCCGACAACCTCGCGACCCCGACAACCTCGCGACCCCGACAACCTCGACGACGATCTCGACGACCTCGCGGCTGAGCACAGGGACACCCGCTATACCGATCAGGTATAGCGGGTGTCCCTCCTCTCCGGCGACGGCAGAACGTTCGTCATCCGAGTCCCGGCCGCAGCGGTCCCGCCGGCACCCGACGTGAGCCGCGTGCGGGACCCGTCCACCACGTCCTCCATGCCGGTCGCTCAGCAAGAAGCTCGTGACCGGCCCGGTCACCTGCCCGGCCGATGAACGGACCCGTGAGCGGGCACGACCCACCCGGTCACAGCCGTAAGTTAGGGTCACCTACATTGTGAGTAATCCTGACCCCCGGGCCGGCCGTCTGCTGCTGCGCCGCACCGTGCTGACCGAACGCCGGTCGCTGATCCTGGCCTCCGCCCTGCAGATCGGCCACCAGGCCGGCGAGGCCGCCGTCCCCCTGCTGATCGGCGTGATCATCGACCGGGCCGTCGGCACCGGTGACACCGGTGCCCTGTTCCTGTGGCTGGGCGTGCTGTTGGCGACGTTCGCGTTCCTGTCCACCAGCGGGCGCTTCGGCATCCGGGTCGGCATCGGGGCGAGCGTCGAGGCCACCCGCAAGCTGCGCGTCGAGGTGGCCCGCCGGGCCCTCGACAGCCGCGGCAACAGCGAGGGCCAGCTGCCCGGCGCGACGGTCAGCATCGCGACCGGTGACGTGCGCATCCTCACCGCCGTGCTCTACCAGCTCGTGCAGGGCCTGGCCGCCGCGGTCGGCGCGATGGTCGCGGCCGCCGTGCTGCTGTCGGTGTCCGTGCCCCTGGGTGGGCTGATCCTGGTCGGCACCCCGCTCCTGCTGCTGGCCGTACGCGCCATCAGCTCCCCCATCGAGCACCGCAGCGCCGCCCAGCGGGAGCAGGCCGCCCGCGCCGCCGGCGTGGCGACCGACCTGGTGCGCGGGGTGCGGGTGATCAAGGGACTGCGCGCCGAGCGGGCCGGCAGCGCCCGCTACCGGCAGATCAGCCGGGTCGCGATGGACGCCAGCGTGCACAGCGCCCGCACCGAGGCCGGCTTCTCGGCGGCCGTGATCGCGCTCAACGGAGGCTTTCTCGCACTCGTCGCGCTGCTCGGCGGGCACCTGGCCGTGAACGGCGACATCACCGTGGGCCAGCTGGTCTCGGCCGTCGGCCTGGCCCAGTTCCTGCTCGAGCCGCTGGGCACGTTCGGCACCGTGATCGCGGTGGTCGCGTCCGGGCGGGCCTCGGCGACGCGGGTGGCGGCCCTGCTCGACGCTCCCCCGGCGGTGACCGGGGGCTCGTCGCGGCCCAGTTCTGCCCTGGGCGGGCTGTCACTTGAGGACGTGCACGGCCCGGGGCTCGAGGGGGTCTCGCTGGAGGTCAAACCCGGTGAGCTGCTGGGGATTCTGACCACCTCGCCCGAGGCGGGGACTACGTTGAGGCGTTATCTGGGGAGGGAACTCGACCCGGTACAGGGCTCTCTGCATCTCGACGGCCTGCGTCTGAGCGACCTGGAACCCGAAGCCCTGCGCGAGGTCGTCCTGGTCTGCCCGCACGAGCCCGACCTGTTCACCGGCACACTGGCCGGGAACGTGCTCGCCGGGTCCCCCGCCGGCGCCGCCCTGGACCGGGTGCTGGCCGCCGCCAACGCCGACCAGGTCGCCGAAACCCTTCCCGACGGCCTGGAATCGGCCGTGGCCGAACGCGGCCGGTCACTGTCCGGAGGTCAGCGTCAGCGGGTGGCGCTGGCGCGCGCCCTGCTGCGCGACCCGTCCGTGCTCGTGCTGCACGACCCCACCACCGCCGTGGACACGGTCACCGAGTCGTCGATCGCCACCGGCCTGCGCGAGCTGCGCGCCGGGCGCACGACCGTCCTGATCACCTCGAGCCCGGCCCTGCTCGCGGGCGCCGACCGGGTGGTGCTGGTGCACGACGGCACGATCGCCGCCGAGGGTCCGCACACCCGGCTCATGGCCGAGCACGACCTCTACTCCGGAACGGTTCTGGCATGAGCACCATCCTTCCCGTCAGTTCCCCGAAGCGCAGTCGCCGGACGGTACTGGCCGAGCTGCGTCACCACCGGGCCCACGCGTTCTTCGGCCTGGGCTGCCTGATCGCGGCCGCGGCCACCAGCCTGCTCACCGCTCCCCTGCTCGGCAGCATCGTCGACCTGGCCGCGGCCGGGCGCCCGGGCCCGATCGGCTCCCGCGTGCTCGCGCTGCTCGCCGCCGCGCTCGTGCAGGCGGCGCTC
This genomic interval carries:
- a CDS encoding ABC transporter ATP-binding protein: MSNPDPRAGRLLLRRTVLTERRSLILASALQIGHQAGEAAVPLLIGVIIDRAVGTGDTGALFLWLGVLLATFAFLSTSGRFGIRVGIGASVEATRKLRVEVARRALDSRGNSEGQLPGATVSIATGDVRILTAVLYQLVQGLAAAVGAMVAAAVLLSVSVPLGGLILVGTPLLLLAVRAISSPIEHRSAAQREQAARAAGVATDLVRGVRVIKGLRAERAGSARYRQISRVAMDASVHSARTEAGFSAAVIALNGGFLALVALLGGHLAVNGDITVGQLVSAVGLAQFLLEPLGTFGTVIAVVASGRASATRVAALLDAPPAVTGGSSRPSSALGGLSLEDVHGPGLEGVSLEVKPGELLGILTTSPEAGTTLRRYLGRELDPVQGSLHLDGLRLSDLEPEALREVVLVCPHEPDLFTGTLAGNVLAGSPAGAALDRVLAAANADQVAETLPDGLESAVAERGRSLSGGQRQRVALARALLRDPSVLVLHDPTTAVDTVTESSIATGLRELRAGRTTVLITSSPALLAGADRVVLVHDGTIAAEGPHTRLMAEHDLYSGTVLA
- a CDS encoding FGGY family carbohydrate kinase → MADIVVAVDQGTSSTKAVAVSVSGEVVADVTVPVGIAHPSPGRVEQDAEELVTSVVTALGRLGQLDGRVAAVGLSTQRESALVWERSTGKPLGPMLGWQDRRTAGRARALSGEAGRVRSVTGLPLDPMFSALKIGWLLDEIDPDRRRSRAGELAVGTVDSWLLARLTGEHRIELGNAARTQLLSLDAGDWDAGLLELFGIPEAVLPRLTASDEPTALVDGLGVPVTGVLGDSHAALYGHGIREAGSVKVTLGTGSSVMGLGDVVPGAMARTIAWAAPDVALAFEGNILSSGSTLVWLSHVLGLSTGELIALGLDSPDSPVDLVPAVAGLGAPWWDPGAQAIITGFDLGTGRSALARAAVDAVVLQIEDVLEAADTATGERVGTVHVDGGPAGNDRLVQHLADLTGRTVVRPAATGLSALGAASLAGARAGLWESLPGGATRTFGPTTTSTIVKARRDRWRGAVERARYQTVS
- a CDS encoding sugar phosphate isomerase/epimerase family protein, giving the protein MVSEQRFGAGIWHFATYVDRYATDGYGEPRTILDAIELAGQVDDLSVVDLNWPFFGGDISDDDVSKALDKAGLGVIGITPEIYTRQFSKGSFTNPDPGVRRLAHEFVTRSCDVVRKFGADYVKLWPGQDGWDYPFQVDHGTLWQHSIEGVGQLAAENPDLTFVIEYKPREPRVHMSYSSVARTLLGIEKIGLPNVGILLDFGHALFGGESPADSAQLAIDHGRLFGMDVNDNLRGWDDDMIAGTVHPIELFEFFWTLHKNNWEGVWQLDQFPFREDSVAAANLAIDFLKRVQKGLAVLDVEGLKQAQAAHDAVAAQRIAQNALFGS